In Brachyhypopomus gauderio isolate BG-103 unplaced genomic scaffold, BGAUD_0.2 sc34, whole genome shotgun sequence, the following are encoded in one genomic region:
- the klhl6 gene encoding kelch-like protein 6 isoform X2, translating into MGDSLEKSSDRLHPVKGERCGWALGMMEALSQRELEDGSVMINDTRLSEQLQCGLQNLRLEGCLTDVTLHVQGHSFPCHRAVMAAASLYFRAMFCNDLREKHEESVNIKGISAEYMKILLDYTYTSKLHITKDNVQKILEAANLLQNFSQVAVHDEVLELPTDVLVSLLQQDDLSVTEEEQVFELVMRWVRAHEMDRVPLLAFVLTHVRLPLLDPWYFVEKVEGDSLIRGCPDVFPLLQETRVYHLSGSEVISEHTKPRMQEFQSEVFTIIGGCTKDDRFVSEVTCLDPLRRSRLEVAKLPNTEMESESDNKKWVEFACITFRNEVYISGGKETQHDAWKYNASLNKWIQIEYMSTGRWRHKMAVLGGKVYAMGGFDGIQRLKCVEAYDPFHNCWTKATPLLVNVSSFSATSYGRCIYVIGGGPNGKLATNSLQCFEQAANKWTLKCPMPIEAKCTNAVTFRDSIYVAGGAMKAMFSYSPERDTWTLVTPLGCERASCGIAACSNKLFITGGRDDKNEVIATVLCWDPQTKRLTEECVLPRGVSHHGSVTLRKSYTHIHKIPPGTVTG; encoded by the exons ATGGGGGACTCTCTAGAGAAGAGCTCAGACAGGCTTCATCCTGTAAAAGGGGAAAGATGTGGATGGGCCCTGGGCATGATGGAGGCATTGAGTCAGAGGGAGCTGGAAGATGGCAGTGTGATGATTAACGACACAAGGCTGTCTGAACAGCTTCAGTGTGGACTCCAGAATCTTCGATTGGAGGGCTGCCTAACAGATGTCACACTCCATGTACAGGGCCACAGCTTCCCTTGCCACCGAGCTGTGATGGCTGCTGCAAGTTTGTATTTCAG aGCAATGTTTTGTAATGATCTACGAGAGAAACATGAAGAGAGTGTAAATATTAAGGGAATCAGTGCAGAATATATGAAGATCCTTCTAGACTACACATACACTAGCAAACTGCACATCACCAAAGACAATGTCCAGAAAATTCTTGAAGCTGCCAACCTTTTGCAG AACTTTTCTCAGGTTGCAGTGCATGATGAAGTGCTGGAACTGCCGACAGATGTGCTGGTTAGCCTGCTTCAGCAAGATGACCTCAGTGTAacggaggaggagcaggtgttTGAGTTGGTGATGCGCTGGGTGAGGGCACATGAGATGGACAGAGTGCCTCTGCTGGCCTTTGTCCTCACTCATGTACGTCTGCCACTGCTGGACCCCTGGTACTTtgtggagaaggtggaaggagatTCCTTGATCAGAGGTTGTCCAGATGTGTTCCCATTGCTACAGGAGACTCGTGTTTATCACCTATCAGGAAGTGAG GTGATTTCTGAGCATACCAAACCAAGGATGCAGGAATTTCAGTCTGAAGTGTTTACGATTATTGGAGGCTGCACAAAAGATGACAGGTTTGTGTCAGAGGTGACCTGTCTAGACCCGCTGCGCAGAAGTCGGCTAGAAGTGGCCAAGCTGCCAAACACTGAGATGGAGTCAGAGAGTGACAATAAAAAGTGGGTTGAGTTTGCATGCATCACATTTCGAAATGAAGTGTACATATCAG GTGGTAAAGAAACTCAGCATGATGCATGGAAGTACAATGCTTCCCTTAACAAGTGGATCCAGATTGAGTATATGAGTACTGGGCGCTGGAGACACAAAATGGCTGTTCTGGGAGGAAAGGTTTATGCAATGGGAGGATTTGATGGCATTCAAAGGCTCAAATGTGTGGAAGCTTATGATCCCTTCCATAACTGCTGGACAAAG GCTACACCACTTTTGGTGAATGTGAGCTCCTTTTCTGCCACCAGCTATGGCAGATGCATTTATGTGATAGGAGGTGGGCCCAATGGAAAGCTTGCTACAAATAGTTTGCAATGCTTTGAACAAGCAGCCAACAAATGGACCCTGAAATGTCCAATGCCCATTGAAGCCAAATGTACAAATGCTGTAACCTTCAGGGACTCCATCTATGTAGCTG GTGGGGCAATGAAAGCAATGTTTTCCTACAGCCCTGAGAGAGATACCTGGACACTGGTCACCCCACTGGGCTGTGAGAGAGCCAGCTGTGGCATTGCTGCCTGCAGTAACAAGCTCTTTATCACCGGCGGCAGGGATGACAAGAATGAAGTGATTGCCACTGTACTGTGCTGGGACCCACAAACAAAGAGACTgacagaggagtgtgtgttgccACGTGGGGTTTCCCACCATGGCAGTGTGACACTCAGAAAAtcctatacacacatacacaagataCCACCAGGAACAGTAACTGGATGA
- the klhl6 gene encoding kelch-like protein 6 isoform X1, translated as MGDSLEKSSDRLHPVKGERCGWALGMMEALSQRELEDGSVMINDTRLSEQLQCGLQNLRLEGCLTDVTLHVQGHSFPCHRAVMAAASLYFRAMFCNDLREKHEESVNIKGISAEYMKILLDYTYTSKLHITKDNVQKILEAANLLQFQRVVNTCASYLAEVLCPDNCVGILHLADTHSLVALKHHVHNYIIQNFSQVAVHDEVLELPTDVLVSLLQQDDLSVTEEEQVFELVMRWVRAHEMDRVPLLAFVLTHVRLPLLDPWYFVEKVEGDSLIRGCPDVFPLLQETRVYHLSGSEVISEHTKPRMQEFQSEVFTIIGGCTKDDRFVSEVTCLDPLRRSRLEVAKLPNTEMESESDNKKWVEFACITFRNEVYISGGKETQHDAWKYNASLNKWIQIEYMSTGRWRHKMAVLGGKVYAMGGFDGIQRLKCVEAYDPFHNCWTKATPLLVNVSSFSATSYGRCIYVIGGGPNGKLATNSLQCFEQAANKWTLKCPMPIEAKCTNAVTFRDSIYVAGGAMKAMFSYSPERDTWTLVTPLGCERASCGIAACSNKLFITGGRDDKNEVIATVLCWDPQTKRLTEECVLPRGVSHHGSVTLRKSYTHIHKIPPGTVTG; from the exons ATGGGGGACTCTCTAGAGAAGAGCTCAGACAGGCTTCATCCTGTAAAAGGGGAAAGATGTGGATGGGCCCTGGGCATGATGGAGGCATTGAGTCAGAGGGAGCTGGAAGATGGCAGTGTGATGATTAACGACACAAGGCTGTCTGAACAGCTTCAGTGTGGACTCCAGAATCTTCGATTGGAGGGCTGCCTAACAGATGTCACACTCCATGTACAGGGCCACAGCTTCCCTTGCCACCGAGCTGTGATGGCTGCTGCAAGTTTGTATTTCAG aGCAATGTTTTGTAATGATCTACGAGAGAAACATGAAGAGAGTGTAAATATTAAGGGAATCAGTGCAGAATATATGAAGATCCTTCTAGACTACACATACACTAGCAAACTGCACATCACCAAAGACAATGTCCAGAAAATTCTTGAAGCTGCCAACCTTTTGCAG TTCCAACGAGTGGTAAACACTTGTGCCAGTTACCTTGCTGAGGTCCTCTGTCCAGATAATTGTGTGGGAATTCTGCACTTGGCTGACACCCATTCATTAGTGGCTCTAAAGCACCATGTGCACAACTACATCATCCAGAACTTTTCTCAGGTTGCAGTGCATGATGAAGTGCTGGAACTGCCGACAGATGTGCTGGTTAGCCTGCTTCAGCAAGATGACCTCAGTGTAacggaggaggagcaggtgttTGAGTTGGTGATGCGCTGGGTGAGGGCACATGAGATGGACAGAGTGCCTCTGCTGGCCTTTGTCCTCACTCATGTACGTCTGCCACTGCTGGACCCCTGGTACTTtgtggagaaggtggaaggagatTCCTTGATCAGAGGTTGTCCAGATGTGTTCCCATTGCTACAGGAGACTCGTGTTTATCACCTATCAGGAAGTGAG GTGATTTCTGAGCATACCAAACCAAGGATGCAGGAATTTCAGTCTGAAGTGTTTACGATTATTGGAGGCTGCACAAAAGATGACAGGTTTGTGTCAGAGGTGACCTGTCTAGACCCGCTGCGCAGAAGTCGGCTAGAAGTGGCCAAGCTGCCAAACACTGAGATGGAGTCAGAGAGTGACAATAAAAAGTGGGTTGAGTTTGCATGCATCACATTTCGAAATGAAGTGTACATATCAG GTGGTAAAGAAACTCAGCATGATGCATGGAAGTACAATGCTTCCCTTAACAAGTGGATCCAGATTGAGTATATGAGTACTGGGCGCTGGAGACACAAAATGGCTGTTCTGGGAGGAAAGGTTTATGCAATGGGAGGATTTGATGGCATTCAAAGGCTCAAATGTGTGGAAGCTTATGATCCCTTCCATAACTGCTGGACAAAG GCTACACCACTTTTGGTGAATGTGAGCTCCTTTTCTGCCACCAGCTATGGCAGATGCATTTATGTGATAGGAGGTGGGCCCAATGGAAAGCTTGCTACAAATAGTTTGCAATGCTTTGAACAAGCAGCCAACAAATGGACCCTGAAATGTCCAATGCCCATTGAAGCCAAATGTACAAATGCTGTAACCTTCAGGGACTCCATCTATGTAGCTG GTGGGGCAATGAAAGCAATGTTTTCCTACAGCCCTGAGAGAGATACCTGGACACTGGTCACCCCACTGGGCTGTGAGAGAGCCAGCTGTGGCATTGCTGCCTGCAGTAACAAGCTCTTTATCACCGGCGGCAGGGATGACAAGAATGAAGTGATTGCCACTGTACTGTGCTGGGACCCACAAACAAAGAGACTgacagaggagtgtgtgttgccACGTGGGGTTTCCCACCATGGCAGTGTGACACTCAGAAAAtcctatacacacatacacaagataCCACCAGGAACAGTAACTGGATGA
- the klhl6 gene encoding kelch-like protein 6 isoform X3 — MGDSLEKSSDRLHPVKGERCGWALGMMEALSQRELEDGSVMINDTRLSEQLQCGLQNLRLEGCLTDVTLHVQGHSFPCHRAVMAAASLYFRAMFCNDLREKHEESVNIKGISAEYMKILLDYTYTSKLHITKDNVQKILEAANLLQVAVHDEVLELPTDVLVSLLQQDDLSVTEEEQVFELVMRWVRAHEMDRVPLLAFVLTHVRLPLLDPWYFVEKVEGDSLIRGCPDVFPLLQETRVYHLSGSEVISEHTKPRMQEFQSEVFTIIGGCTKDDRFVSEVTCLDPLRRSRLEVAKLPNTEMESESDNKKWVEFACITFRNEVYISGGKETQHDAWKYNASLNKWIQIEYMSTGRWRHKMAVLGGKVYAMGGFDGIQRLKCVEAYDPFHNCWTKATPLLVNVSSFSATSYGRCIYVIGGGPNGKLATNSLQCFEQAANKWTLKCPMPIEAKCTNAVTFRDSIYVAGGAMKAMFSYSPERDTWTLVTPLGCERASCGIAACSNKLFITGGRDDKNEVIATVLCWDPQTKRLTEECVLPRGVSHHGSVTLRKSYTHIHKIPPGTVTG; from the exons ATGGGGGACTCTCTAGAGAAGAGCTCAGACAGGCTTCATCCTGTAAAAGGGGAAAGATGTGGATGGGCCCTGGGCATGATGGAGGCATTGAGTCAGAGGGAGCTGGAAGATGGCAGTGTGATGATTAACGACACAAGGCTGTCTGAACAGCTTCAGTGTGGACTCCAGAATCTTCGATTGGAGGGCTGCCTAACAGATGTCACACTCCATGTACAGGGCCACAGCTTCCCTTGCCACCGAGCTGTGATGGCTGCTGCAAGTTTGTATTTCAG aGCAATGTTTTGTAATGATCTACGAGAGAAACATGAAGAGAGTGTAAATATTAAGGGAATCAGTGCAGAATATATGAAGATCCTTCTAGACTACACATACACTAGCAAACTGCACATCACCAAAGACAATGTCCAGAAAATTCTTGAAGCTGCCAACCTTTTGCAG GTTGCAGTGCATGATGAAGTGCTGGAACTGCCGACAGATGTGCTGGTTAGCCTGCTTCAGCAAGATGACCTCAGTGTAacggaggaggagcaggtgttTGAGTTGGTGATGCGCTGGGTGAGGGCACATGAGATGGACAGAGTGCCTCTGCTGGCCTTTGTCCTCACTCATGTACGTCTGCCACTGCTGGACCCCTGGTACTTtgtggagaaggtggaaggagatTCCTTGATCAGAGGTTGTCCAGATGTGTTCCCATTGCTACAGGAGACTCGTGTTTATCACCTATCAGGAAGTGAG GTGATTTCTGAGCATACCAAACCAAGGATGCAGGAATTTCAGTCTGAAGTGTTTACGATTATTGGAGGCTGCACAAAAGATGACAGGTTTGTGTCAGAGGTGACCTGTCTAGACCCGCTGCGCAGAAGTCGGCTAGAAGTGGCCAAGCTGCCAAACACTGAGATGGAGTCAGAGAGTGACAATAAAAAGTGGGTTGAGTTTGCATGCATCACATTTCGAAATGAAGTGTACATATCAG GTGGTAAAGAAACTCAGCATGATGCATGGAAGTACAATGCTTCCCTTAACAAGTGGATCCAGATTGAGTATATGAGTACTGGGCGCTGGAGACACAAAATGGCTGTTCTGGGAGGAAAGGTTTATGCAATGGGAGGATTTGATGGCATTCAAAGGCTCAAATGTGTGGAAGCTTATGATCCCTTCCATAACTGCTGGACAAAG GCTACACCACTTTTGGTGAATGTGAGCTCCTTTTCTGCCACCAGCTATGGCAGATGCATTTATGTGATAGGAGGTGGGCCCAATGGAAAGCTTGCTACAAATAGTTTGCAATGCTTTGAACAAGCAGCCAACAAATGGACCCTGAAATGTCCAATGCCCATTGAAGCCAAATGTACAAATGCTGTAACCTTCAGGGACTCCATCTATGTAGCTG GTGGGGCAATGAAAGCAATGTTTTCCTACAGCCCTGAGAGAGATACCTGGACACTGGTCACCCCACTGGGCTGTGAGAGAGCCAGCTGTGGCATTGCTGCCTGCAGTAACAAGCTCTTTATCACCGGCGGCAGGGATGACAAGAATGAAGTGATTGCCACTGTACTGTGCTGGGACCCACAAACAAAGAGACTgacagaggagtgtgtgttgccACGTGGGGTTTCCCACCATGGCAGTGTGACACTCAGAAAAtcctatacacacatacacaagataCCACCAGGAACAGTAACTGGATGA